A DNA window from Halomicrobium mukohataei DSM 12286 contains the following coding sequences:
- a CDS encoding Glu/Leu/Phe/Val family dehydrogenase: MSEVNPFESLQEQIDDAAAFVAVPDDALERLKRPERVLETTLSVELDDGSIETIRAFRSQFNGDRGPYKGGIRYHPQVSREEVKALSGWMVYKCAAVDIPYGGGKGGIAFDPSDYSESEIERITRAFATELRPLIGEDRDVPAPDVNTGQREMNWLKDTYETLENTTAPGVVTGKAIESGGSEGRVEATGRSVAIVAREAFDYLGGDIADATVAVQGYGNAGSVAAELIAKQGGTVVAVSDSSGAVYDPAGIDTSAAKSFKRETGSVTGFEGASEELSNRELLTLDVDLLVPAALENAIDAAIARDVRADVIVEAANGPLTPDADDVLADSEIAVFPDILANAGGVTVSYFEWVQNRQRFSWSLERVNDELETVITSAFDDLIERYEATDAPTLRTAMYAVAIERVHRAAAEAGTWP, from the coding sequence ATGTCCGAGGTCAATCCCTTCGAGAGCCTCCAGGAGCAGATCGACGACGCCGCGGCCTTCGTCGCGGTCCCCGACGACGCGCTCGAACGCCTCAAGCGACCCGAACGGGTCCTCGAAACGACGCTGTCGGTCGAACTGGACGACGGATCGATCGAGACGATCCGTGCCTTCCGCTCGCAGTTCAACGGCGACCGCGGCCCGTACAAGGGCGGGATCAGGTATCACCCGCAGGTCTCTCGCGAGGAGGTCAAGGCCCTCTCGGGGTGGATGGTGTACAAGTGCGCCGCCGTCGACATCCCCTACGGCGGCGGCAAGGGAGGAATCGCCTTCGACCCCAGCGACTACTCCGAGAGCGAGATCGAACGTATCACCCGCGCGTTCGCGACGGAACTGCGGCCGCTGATCGGCGAGGATCGAGACGTGCCAGCGCCCGACGTGAACACGGGCCAGCGCGAGATGAACTGGCTCAAAGACACCTACGAGACCCTAGAGAACACGACTGCTCCCGGCGTCGTCACCGGCAAGGCGATCGAGTCCGGCGGCAGCGAGGGTCGCGTCGAGGCGACTGGCCGATCGGTCGCGATCGTCGCTCGCGAGGCCTTCGACTACCTCGGCGGGGACATCGCCGACGCCACCGTCGCGGTCCAGGGCTACGGCAACGCGGGGTCCGTCGCGGCCGAACTGATCGCCAAGCAGGGCGGGACCGTCGTCGCGGTCTCTGACTCCTCGGGGGCGGTGTACGACCCGGCGGGGATAGACACCAGCGCGGCCAAGTCGTTCAAGCGCGAAACCGGGTCGGTGACGGGCTTCGAGGGGGCCAGCGAGGAGTTGAGCAACCGCGAGTTGCTCACGCTGGACGTGGATCTGCTCGTGCCGGCGGCCCTGGAAAACGCCATCGACGCCGCCATCGCCCGTGACGTACGCGCAGACGTGATCGTCGAAGCCGCCAACGGGCCGCTGACGCCCGACGCCGACGACGTGCTGGCCGACAGCGAGATCGCCGTCTTCCCCGACATCCTCGCCAACGCTGGCGGCGTCACGGTGTCGTACTTCGAGTGGGTCCAGAACCGACAGCGCTTCTCGTGGTCGCTGGAGCGTGTCAACGACGAACTGGAGACCGTGATCACGTCGGCGTTCGACGACCTGATCGAGCGGTACGAGGCGACCGACGCGCCGACGCTGCGGACCGCGATGTACGCCGTCGCGATCGAGCGCGTCCACCGCGCGGCCGCGGAAGCCGGGACCTGGCCGTGA
- a CDS encoding HpcH/HpaI aldolase/citrate lyase family protein — protein sequence MARRSVLFAPGDQPDKLRKAADSGADVAVFDLEDAVVPDRKQAAREAVRDVLATVESTCELCVRVNPIDDGAARDLSVVLSGGEPDSVMAPKVPDANAVETLAGMLAERDASGPVLALVESAAGVLHAEEIAAVDATDALLFGAEDLAGDLGATRTESGREVAHARQHALLAARAAGVDAIDTHYPAYEDEAGLREAATEARRLGYDGKMVIHPAQVPVVNAAFTPDDEAIAWARRIVEASEAADERARGVFVVDGEMIDAPQVRQAERILARAEE from the coding sequence ATGGCTCGACGGAGCGTCCTCTTTGCCCCCGGTGACCAGCCCGATAAACTGCGGAAGGCGGCCGACAGCGGGGCCGATGTCGCCGTCTTCGATCTGGAAGACGCCGTCGTTCCCGACCGGAAGCAGGCCGCACGGGAGGCGGTCCGCGACGTGCTGGCGACGGTCGAGTCGACGTGTGAACTGTGCGTGCGGGTCAACCCAATCGACGACGGCGCGGCCAGAGATCTCTCGGTCGTTCTGTCGGGTGGCGAGCCAGACAGCGTGATGGCTCCGAAGGTGCCGGACGCGAACGCCGTCGAGACGCTGGCCGGGATGCTCGCCGAACGCGACGCGAGCGGTCCGGTCCTGGCGCTCGTCGAGTCGGCCGCTGGCGTCCTCCACGCCGAGGAAATCGCCGCCGTCGACGCGACCGACGCGCTCCTGTTCGGTGCCGAGGATCTGGCGGGCGATCTCGGAGCGACCCGCACCGAGAGCGGTCGCGAGGTCGCCCACGCGCGCCAGCACGCACTGCTGGCGGCACGTGCGGCGGGCGTCGACGCGATCGACACCCACTACCCGGCGTACGAGGATGAGGCGGGGCTGCGCGAGGCAGCTACGGAGGCTCGGCGGCTGGGCTACGACGGCAAGATGGTGATCCACCCGGCGCAGGTCCCGGTCGTCAACGCGGCGTTCACGCCAGACGACGAGGCGATCGCCTGGGCTCGCCGGATCGTCGAGGCCAGCGAGGCGGCCGACGAGCGAGCGCGTGGCGTGTTCGTCGTCGACGGGGAGATGATCGACGCGCCACAGGTCCGTCAGGCCGAGCGCATCCTCGCGCGGGCAGAGGAGTGA
- a CDS encoding double zinc ribbon domain-containing protein, which produces MSESTSRSVECPLCGEAFDPTAAGGWCTNSECGEWQYDGEIESTSDEDSEADAETASEDEATPEDDPEGDAVSDNPLFGDDDLDLEDPTDPQADAEPDDSPLADAASESTDTADGATDAATDEPERPSTEDADDAPERDDAVGEGGAETSEPADTADDADDETGESDETATLGSCPECDTAVDPSDAFCPGCGEDLDAHRTAEEDEDETTLDACPECGSDVGPDDAFCASCGEDLDAHRGADETTLDACPGCGSDVGPDDAFCASCGEDLDAHRGSDASGTVAPSRLALSAYGQSVVVGDDETVGREIRSLLADAGEDDDTSVLIHREHVRFVRDDDQFYVVDLGDNPTELNGTRLSKGDREPIGPGDELRLSDVVTLDVETP; this is translated from the coding sequence ATGTCAGAAAGTACCAGTAGGTCGGTCGAATGTCCGCTGTGTGGCGAAGCGTTCGATCCGACCGCTGCAGGGGGGTGGTGTACGAACTCGGAGTGTGGGGAGTGGCAGTACGACGGGGAGATCGAATCGACCTCGGACGAGGACTCGGAAGCCGACGCGGAGACGGCGTCCGAAGACGAGGCGACACCGGAAGACGACCCAGAAGGCGACGCCGTCAGCGACAACCCGCTGTTCGGCGACGACGATCTGGATCTCGAAGATCCGACCGATCCACAGGCGGACGCCGAGCCGGACGACTCGCCGCTCGCCGACGCGGCGAGCGAGTCCACAGACACCGCGGACGGGGCGACCGACGCGGCGACGGACGAGCCAGAGCGCCCGAGCACCGAGGACGCCGACGACGCGCCGGAACGAGACGACGCCGTCGGCGAGGGGGGCGCGGAGACGAGCGAGCCTGCCGACACCGCGGACGACGCCGACGACGAAACGGGCGAGTCCGACGAGACGGCGACGCTGGGGAGCTGTCCCGAGTGTGACACTGCCGTCGACCCGTCGGACGCCTTCTGTCCGGGCTGTGGGGAGGATCTGGACGCCCACCGCACCGCCGAGGAAGACGAAGACGAGACGACCCTCGACGCCTGTCCGGAGTGTGGCAGCGACGTGGGTCCCGACGACGCCTTCTGTGCGTCCTGCGGTGAGGATCTGGACGCCCACCGCGGCGCGGACGAGACGACCCTCGACGCCTGTCCCGGCTGTGGGAGCGACGTGGGTCCCGACGACGCCTTCTGTGCGTCCTGCGGTGAGGACCTGGACGCCCATCGCGGGAGCGACGCGAGCGGGACCGTCGCGCCGTCTCGACTCGCGCTCTCCGCCTACGGGCAGTCTGTCGTCGTCGGCGACGACGAGACCGTCGGTCGAGAGATCCGGTCGCTGCTGGCCGACGCCGGGGAGGACGACGACACGTCCGTGCTGATCCACCGCGAACACGTCCGCTTCGTGCGCGACGACGACCAGTTCTACGTGGTCGACCTCGGCGATAATCCCACCGAGCTCAACGGCACCCGGCTGTCGAAGGGCGATCGGGAACCGATCGGACCCGGCGACGAACTCCGCCTGTCGGACGTGGTGACCCTCGACGTCGAGACGCCCTGA